From Miscanthus floridulus cultivar M001 unplaced genomic scaffold, ASM1932011v1 fs_49_3_4, whole genome shotgun sequence, the proteins below share one genomic window:
- the LOC136531988 gene encoding uncharacterized protein, with protein MAPSSVHSESSSDDGFSVAPASASQIQSISIRHHVPVVLDMDEGNYGQWRLFFESTLGKFGLHSHVKSTTPSDERDGEWRMIDSCVVNWILTTVSKGVFDIIRRDRNDAFSLWHAVEGLFQDNELQRAVYMEAEFRSL; from the coding sequence ATGGCGCCCTCCTCTGTGCACTCTGAGTCTTCCTCTGATGACGGCTTCTCCGTCGCTCCTGCTTCTGCCTCACAAATCCAGAGCATCTCCATCCGTCACCATGTTCCCGTCGTCCTTGACATGGATGAAGGAAACTATGGCCAGTGGCGGCTCTTCTTCGAGTCCACCCTCGGCAAGTTCGGGTTGCACAGCCACGTGAAATCGACTACCCCATCCGACGAGCGCGATGGCGAGTGGCGCATGATCGACTCATGCGTCGTCAACTGGATCCTCACCACCGTCTCCAAGGGCGTCTTCGACATCATCCGCCGCGACCGCAACGACGCCTTCTCCCTCTGGCACGCCGTCGAAGGTCTCTTCCAGGACAACGAGCTGCAGCGCGCCGTGTACATGGAAGCCGAGTTCCGCTCTCTGTAG